One genomic region from Rattus norvegicus strain BN/NHsdMcwi chromosome 10, GRCr8, whole genome shotgun sequence encodes:
- the Or1e28 gene encoding olfactory receptor Olr1492 — protein MSMKNRTVISQFLLLGLPILPEHQHLFYTLFLAMYLTTILGNLIIIILIILDSHLHTPMYLFLSNLSFSDLCFSSVTMPKLLQNMQSQDTSISYDGCLTQMYFLMVFGDMESFLLVVMAYDRYVAICFPLHYNSIMSPKLCVCLVLLSWVFTMLYSLLHTLLLAKLSFCEDNVIHNFFCDISALLKLACSDIYINELMIFILGGLVIVIPFLLIVVSYIQIVFSILKVSPTRVIHKIFSTCGSHLSVVSLFYGTIIGLYLCPSANNSTVKEIVMAMMYTVVTPMLNPFIYSLRNRDMKEALIRVLYKKKISL, from the coding sequence ATGTCAATGAAAAACCGAACAGTCATCTCCCAGTTCCTACTTCTGGGACTGCCTATCCTCCCAGAGCACCAGCACCTGTTCTACACCCTGTTCTTGGCCATGTACCTCACCACCATCCTGGGGaacctcatcatcatcatcctcattatATTGGACTCCCATCTCCATACACCCATGTACTTGTTTCTCAGCAATTTgtccttctctgacctctgctttTCCTCTGTCACGATGCCCAAGTTGCTGCAGAACATGCAAAGCCAGGACACATCCATCTCCTATGATGGCTGTCTGAcacaaatgtactttttaatgGTTTTTGGAGATATGGAGAGCTTTCTTCTTGTGgtcatggcctatgaccgctatgtggccatctgcttccctctgcattaCAACAGCATCATGAGCCCcaagctctgtgtgtgtttggtgctGCTGTCCTGGGTGTTTACCATGTTGTATTCCCTATTGCACACTTTACTCTTAGCTAAATTGTCATTCTGTGAGGACAATGTAATCCATAATTTTTTCTGTGACATATCTGCCCTGCTCAAGTTGGCCTGCTCTGACATTTATATTAATGAACTAATGATATTTATCTTGGGAGGGCTTGTCATTGTCATCCCATTCTTACTCATTGTTGTGTCCTATATACAAATTGTCTTCTCCATTCTAAAGGTTTCACCTACTAGAGTTATTCACAAGATATTCTCCACCTGTGGCTCCCACCTATCTGTGGTGTCACTGTTCTATGGGACAATTATAGGTTTATACTTATGTCCATCAGCTAATAACTCTACTGTGAAGGAGATTGTCATGGCCATGATGTACACAGTGGTGACTCCCATGCTGAAtcccttcatctacagcctgaggaataGAGATATGAAAGAGGCACTGATAAGAGTCCTTTACAAGAAGAAAATCTCTTTATAA
- the Olr1493 gene encoding olfactory receptor 1493 (The RefSeq protein has 3 substitutions compared to this genomic sequence) codes for MNNKTVITHFLLLGLPIPPEHQQLFFALFLIMYLTTFLGNLLIVVLVQLDSHLHTPMYLFLSNLSFSDLCFSSVTMLKLLQNIQSQVPSISYAGCLTQIFFFLLFGYLGNFLLVAMAYDRYVAICFPLHYTNIMSHKLCTCLLLVFWIMTSSHAMMHTLLAARLSFCENNVLLNFFCDLFVLLKLACSDTYVNELMIHIMGVIIIVIPFVLIVISYAKIISSILKVPSTQSIHKVFSTCGSHLSVVSLFYGTIIGLYLCPSGDNFSLKGSAMAMMYTVVTPMLNPFIYSLRNRDMKQALIRVTCSKKISLPW; via the coding sequence atgaacaACAAAACTGTCACCACCCATTTCCTCCTCCTGGGATTGCCCATCCCCCCAGAGCACCAGGAACTGTTCTTTGCCCTGTTCCTGATCATGTACCTCACCACCTTCCTGGGAAACCTGCTAATTGTTGTCCTTGTTCAACTGGACTCTCatctccacacacccatgtacttgtTTCTCAGCAACTTGTCCTTCTCTGATCTCTGCTTTTCCTCTGTTACAATGCTGAAATTGCTGCAAAATATACAGAGCCAAGTACCATCTATATCCTATGCAGGATGCCTGACACAGAtattcttctttttgttgtttggctACCTTGGGAATTTCCTTCTTGTagccatggcctatgaccgctatgtggccatctgcttccctctgcattaTACCAACATCATGAGCCATAAGCTCTGTACTTGTCTCCTGCTGGTATTTTGGATAATGACATCATCTCATGCCATGATGCACACTCTGCTTGCAGCAAGATTGTCTTTTTGTGAGAACAATGTACTCCTCAACTTTTTCTGTGACCTGTTTGTTCTCCTAAAGTTGGCCTGCTCAGACACTTATGTTAATGAGTTGATGATACATATCATGGGCGTGATCATCATTGTTATTCCATTCGTGCTCATTGTTATATCCTATGCCAAGATCATCTCCTCCATTCTTAAGGTTCCATCTACTCAAAGCATTCACAAGGTCTTCTCCACTTGTGGTTCTCATCTCTCTGTGGTGTCTCTGTTCTACGGGACAATTATTGGTCTCTATTTATGTCCATCAGGTGATAATTTTAGTCTAAAGGGGTCTGCCATGGCTATGATGTACACAGTGGTAACTCCAATGCTGAACCCGTTCATCTACAGCCTAAGAAACAGAGACATGAAGCAGGCCCTAATAAGAGTTATCTGTAGCAAGAAAATCTCTCTGCCATGGTAG